Proteins from a genomic interval of Scomber japonicus isolate fScoJap1 chromosome 10, fScoJap1.pri, whole genome shotgun sequence:
- the LOC128366519 gene encoding uncharacterized protein LOC128366519: MYHGSVLLLLLFAGTCSVYTYQNVALHGKATQSHRYEGDPGRAFGAAYNAIDGNRESSYRAGSCSHTVTQTNPWWRVDLLESYVVTSVVITNRGDCCPERINGAEIHIGNSLQDNGAANQVVAVIPSIPAGRSYTVTVSKHVEGRYVTVVVPGPGRYLTLCEVEVYGYRAPTGENLAHQGKATQSSVYSYDSHAYNAIDGNRASNTGQASCSHTKLNFSPWWRLDLGKTHKVFSVKITNRDSYEYRLNGAEIRIGDSLSNNGNNNPRCAVITRIPASVTQTFQCNGMDGRYVNIVIPGRNEYLTLCEVEVYGSVLD, translated from the exons ATGTATCACGGCTCAgttctgctgttgctgctcttCGCGGGGACATGCTCGGTGTACACGTATC AAAATGTGGCCTTGCATGGAAAAGCAACTCAGTCACACCGCTACGAGGGAGATCCTGGACGTGCTTTTGGGGCTGCTTACAACGCCATTGATGGAAACCGTGAATCTTCTTACAGAGCTGGTTCATGCAGCCACACTGTTACACAGACCAACCCCTGGTGGAGGGTGGACCTGCTGGAGTCCTACGTGGTCACTTCCGTCGTCATCACCAACAGAGGAGACTGCTGTCCAGAAAGGATCAATGGGGCAGAGATTCATATCGGAAACTCTTTACAAGACAATGGCGCTGCAAACCAAGT gGTTGCTGTAATTCCCAGTATCCCAGCAGGTAGATCTTACACGGTAACTGTTTCAAAACATGTGGAGGGACGTTATGTGACTGTGGTTGTACCTGGTCCAGGAAGGTACCTCACACTCTGTGAAGTGGAAGTCTACGGGTATCGTGCTCCAACTG GAGAGAACCTGGCACACCAAGGAAAAGCCACGCAGTCATCTGTGTATTCATATGATTCCCATGCATATAATGCTATAGATGGGAATCGTGCGAGCAACACAGGACAGGCCTCCTGCAGTCACACAAAACTCAACTTTAGTCCCTGGTGGCGACTGGACCTGGGCAAAACGCACAAAGTGTTTTCTGTTAAGATAACCAACAGAGATAGTTATGAATATCGACTCAATGGAGCTGAGATCCGCATCGGAGATTCACTTTCAAACAATGGAAACAACAATCCCCG GTGTGCTGTGATCACACGCATCCCTGCAAGTGTTACCCAAACGTTCCAGTGTAACGGGATGGACGGTCGCTATGTTAACATAGTCATTCCTGGAAGAAATGAGtatctgactctgtgtgagGTGGAGGTGTATGGCTCTGTATTGGACTAG